The sequence below is a genomic window from Stigmatopora nigra isolate UIUO_SnigA chromosome 4, RoL_Snig_1.1, whole genome shotgun sequence.
gtcatccaatccaaaaagCTTTTTGTCATGTTGCTCCGACAGCCCTTTTTCGCTTGTGTTAATAGGTGTCTTCTGGAAAAGCATCATAAACacactactttttttctcctgcacaccctcaatatttttcttcaagcatgtatttttaaatgatgccCTCAATGTGGGTCCCACGTGCAGAAtcaataaagacaatttgttgcTTAGCCCCGTGTGCTTatgttctttaaaaatgtgttgatgtttttttccttcaaggCGGTCAGCAAAATGAGAAACGATGCCAAGTGGCATTTTTGAGACATCGAAATGGCCAAGCACAGACGGAAGTGGGgaaacacaaacatttattGGCTTTCGTTTCCTTAGTTGGACAAATGCAAAATGCTCGGAAGCATCCAAAACCAAACTTGAGGTCCTCGACGTGGGAAGACGGCACCAAACCAACCCAGGCAGCCAAAGAAAAAGCGCCCCTTAGAGTGAGACCAAGGGAAGCGCAACTTGACCCGAGAAGCTCCCTGGCGGCCAccggaaagaaggaaggaaggaaggaagggaggaaggCCTTCTTCTTGGGTCCAAACCTCCTCCTGAACAAAATGGACCAAGCAAAACTGGGCTCGAGCCGGAACCACGGAAGCCCCCGTCGGAAGTCCTCCCGCCGCGGGGACGAGGCCCAAGTGAGGTTGGACGTCGGCGTGCGCGCTTTCCTTCTGGCTCTTTCGCTAGCCTCTTCCCCGACGGGCGGCGCCAACGCCGGAGGAAGAAAGCCGCGCTCCAAAGACCGGGAGAAAGAGGTGGGCCAGACCGGGAGAAAGAGGTGGTCCGTCCGGGCCAGCCGCCAAGTCACGTCCCAGCCGTCCGTCTCGCGCTTCTCGGGCAGCGAGCGCCAAGCCACGCCGAGCCCGGCCAAAAAGGCTTGCCGGTCGCCAGGCCTCAGGAGGTCTTGACCAGGTCGTAGACGTAGATGTGGAAGTCGTCGTCAAACTTGATGAAGTAGACGGAGGGCTTGGCCTCCACCTGATGGATGACCATCCCCGAGCGCTTGCCCCCGTCCTCTCGGGCGTACTCCACCTGTTTGCCAACCAGGCTGTCCGCCACCTCTCCCGGTTCGCGCTCTGTCGGTGCGCTCTcgcctgagagagagagagagagagagagagggggaaaaaaaaagcccagtcGGGACGATATTCTCATCAGGCTTGCTTGCGTCGGAACTTGCGGCACGGGGCGACCGACCGGCCCCCGGTTTCCACAACTCACCGGCGTCGGGCAGGATGCGCAGGTCACCCTCTCTGTAGTCGTCCAGCAGCTGGTACATGTAGAGCACCGGGTCCTTCTCGTAGGTGATGAAGAACCAGGAGGTCATGACGGGCGCCCGGGCTAGCACCATCCCCCGCCACTCCTCCTTGGGTCCCTCCTCCGCCTGGAACATGTGCTCCACCGCCTTGCCGATCATGGCGTCGGACAGCGGCGCGTCGGCCAGGCGGGCTGGGGCCGCTGGATGGCGACGGGGTGCCGGTTAGCgggggtgtgggtgtgtgtgtgtgtgtgtgtgtgtgtgtgggggggggggggggggggggggggggctttgggTAGGTCCGCTCTCCGGCCTCGGCGGAACTCACCGGCTGGGTCGGGCAGGACCCGGAGGCCGTGGACCCGGCGATCGCCGTGTAGCTCCAGGCC
It includes:
- the LOC144196026 gene encoding spindlin-W-like; its protein translation is MKTRTVESELVGAPSSSSSSSSTTSCNDSPVGERPPPDMSDHAAKRRNPHKKRKSGAEDASPLPSDGDMVGRRIQHVWKEGAKWSQWKGTVLDRVPVKPSLYLIKYDGLDCIYGLELHGDRRVHGLRVLPDPAAAPARLADAPLSDAMIGKAVEHMFQAEEGPKEEWRGMVLARAPVMTSWFFITYEKDPVLYMYQLLDDYREGDLRILPDAGESAPTEREPGEVADSLVGKQVEYAREDGGKRSGMVIHQVEAKPSVYFIKFDDDFHIYVYDLVKTS